The Sylvia atricapilla isolate bSylAtr1 chromosome 3, bSylAtr1.pri, whole genome shotgun sequence genome has a window encoding:
- the LOC136359095 gene encoding pantetheine hydrolase VNN2-like isoform X2 — protein sequence MGLPKTCASAVLLVLSALEACTLDTFVAAISVYEHAVILPHPTDQPVSPSEALALMNKNMDVLEGAIKEAAQQGAHIIVTPEDGIYGWRFTRESIYPYLEDIPDPVVNWIPCTEPSRFSPAPVQERLSCMARNNSIYVVANIGDKKPCDSRDPGCPRDGRYQYNTDVVFDAQGKLVARYHKYNLFRGETQFNYPKEPEAVTFETPFGKFGIFTCFDILFYEPAVVLVNKMQVDTVLFPTAWMNLLPFLTAIEFHSAWAMGMRVNLLSANTHNTSKAMTGSGLFTPEGPATYHYDSATEEGRLLLAELSTHPRLSPTYPPAINWSLYATSIKEFPGENDTFSGAVRKDIFTFSELRHKDGNCTVCQGDLCCHLVYQMSNKSKDEVYVLGAFDGLHGSVIKYHWQICSLLKCPSTNLSTCGQPVETAQTKFEMFSLSGTFGTSYVFPEVLYSGVQLAPGEFEVLRDGRLKSKNGTSKPLITATLFGRLYEKDQPHPLRISL from the exons ATGGGGCTTCCTAAAACttgtgcctctgctgtgcttttggTGCTGTCTGCTCTGGAGGCCTGTACACTGGACACATTTGTTGCAGCCATCT CCGTCTACGAGCACGCCGTCATCCTGCCACATCCCACCGACCAGCCCGTTTCTCCCAGCGAGGCTTTGGCCCTGATGAACAAAAACATGGATGTCTTGGAAGGGGCCATCAAGGAAGCTGCCCAGCAG GGTGCACACATCATTGTGACTCCTGAAGACGGCATCTATGGCTGGCGATTCACCAGAGAATCCATCTACCCCTACCTGGAGGATATCCCTGATCCGGTGGTGAACTGGATTCCCTGCACTGAGCCTTCAAG ATTCAGTCCAGCACCAGTGCAGGAACGACTCAGCTGCATGGCCAGAAATAACTCCATCTATGTGGTTGCAAATATCGGGGACAAGAAGCCGTGTGACTCCAGGGATCCCGGCTGCCCCAGGGATGGTCGCTACCAGTACAACACGGATGTTGTCTTTGACGCACAGGGGAAACTGGTGGCTCGTTACCACAAG TACAATCTGTTTAGAGGTGAAACTCAGTTTAATTATCCAAAAGAGCCAGAAGCTGTCACCTTTGAGACTCCTTTTGGGAAGTTTGGCATTTTCACTTGCTTCGACATCCTTTTCTATGAGCCTGCCGTGGTCCTGGTGAACAAGATGCAAGTGGACACTGTGCTCTTCCCAACAGCTTGGATGAATCTCCTGCCCTTTCTGACTGCAATTGAGTTTCACTCTGCCTGGGCTATGGGCATGCGTGTCAATTTGCTTTCAGCAAATACTCACAACACCAGCAAAGCAATGACAG GCAGCGGGCTGTTCACGCCGGAAGGACCTGCCACCTACCACTACGACAGTGCCACCGAGGAGGGACGTCTCCTGCTAGCAGAGTTGAGCACACACCCGCGTCTTTCCCCCACCTACCCTCCTGCCATCAACTGGAGTTTGTACGCCACAAGCATCAAGGAGTTTCCTGGAGAAAACGACACTTTCTCGGGAGCTGTCCGGAAGGATATATTCACCTTTAGCGAACTCAGGCACAAGGATGGAAATTGCACTGTTTGCCAAGGAGACCTTTGCTGTCATCTGGTCTACCAGATGTCAAACAAGAGTAAAGATGAAGTTTATGTCCTGGGTGCATTTGATGGGCTTCACGGTTCTGTCATAAAATACCACTGGCAG aTCTGCAGTCTGCTCAAGTGCCCCAGCACAAACCTGAGCACGTGTGGGCAGCCCGTGGAGACGGCTCAGACCAAGTTTGAGATGTTCTCCCTCAGCGGCACGTTTGGCACCAGCTACGTCTTCCCAGAAGTGTTGTACAGCGGGGTGCAGCTGGCCCCCGGGGAGTTCGAG GTGCTACGTGATGGGCGTTTGAAAAGCAAGAATGGCACATCGAAACCACTCATAACAGCGACACTCTTTGGAAGGCTTTATGAGAAGGACCAGCCACATCCTCTGCGAATTTCCCTGTAA
- the LOC136359096 gene encoding pantetheinase-like, whose amino-acid sequence MLPSQALLPAVLFALTALQALASDTFMAAVYEHAVILPHPTDQPVPPSEALALMNKNMDVLEGAIKEAAQQGAHIIVTPEDGIYGWRFTRESIYPYLEDIPDPVVNWIPCTEPSRFGPAPVQERLSCMARNNSIYVVANIGDKKPCDSRDPGCPGDGRYQYNTDVVFDAQGKLVARYHKYNLFLESQFNYPKEPEAVTFETPFGKFGIFTCFDILFYEPAVVLVNKMQVDTVLFPTAWMNLLPFLTAIEFHSAWAMGMRVNVLAANTHNTSIAMTGSGIYAPAGARTYSYNMKTEDGHLLIAELDAHPRLSPASPPAVSWNSYALSVEKLSQNDHEFTGIIFGDPFTFTELTKPRGNLTVCQKDLCCHLGYKMAEKRDDEVYVLGAFDGLHVIEGQYYLQICSLLKCPSTNLSMCGEPVETAQTKFEMFSLSGTFGTSYVFPEVLYSGVQLAPGEFEVLTDGRLINRNTTSKPVLSVTLFGRWYEKDPPHTDQASP is encoded by the exons atGCTCCCTTCCCAGGCTCTCCTGCCCGCTGTGCTGTTTGCACTCACGGCCCTTCAGGCCCTTGCCTCCGACACCTTCATGGCAGCCGTCTACGAGCACGCCGTCATCCTGCCACATCCCACCGACCAGCCCGTTCCTCCCAGCGAGGCTTTGGCCCTGATGAACAAAAACATGGATGTCTTGGAAGGGGCCATCAAGGAAGCTGCCCAGCAG GGTGCACACATCATTGTGACTCCTGAAGACGGCATCTATGGCTGGCGATTCACCAGAGAATCCATCTACCCCTACCTGGAGGATATCCCTGATCCGGTGGTGAACTGGATTCCCTGCACTGAGCCCTCAAG ATTCGGTCCAGCACCAGTGCAGGAACGACTCAGCTGCATGGCAAGAAATAACTCCATCTATGTGGTTGCAAATATCGGGGACAAGAAGCCGTGTGACTCCAGGGATCCCGGCTGCCCCGGGGACGGTCGCTACCAGTACAACACGGATGTTGTCTTTGACGCACAGGGGAAACTCGTGGCTCGTTACCACAAG TATAATCTCTTTCTAGAAAGTCAGTTTAATTATCCAAAAGAGCCAGAAGCTGTCACCTTTGAGACTCCTTTTGGGAAGTTTGGCATTTTCACTTGCTTCGACATCCTTTTCTATGAGCCTGCCGTGGTCCTGGTGAACAAGATGCAAGTGGACACTGTGCTCTTCCCAACAGCTTGGATGAATCTCCTGCCCTTTCTGACTGCAATTGAGTTTCACTCTGCCTGGGCTATGGGCATGCGCGTCAATGTCTTAGCTGCCAATACTCACAACACCAGTATAGCAATGACAG GGAGTGGCATTTATGCACCAGCTGGAGCCAGAACATATTCCTACAACATGAAAACTGAAGACGGTCACCTCCTCATTGCTGAACTAGATGCACACCCTCGTCTTTCTCCTGCCTCCCCACCTGCTGTCAGCTGGAACTCATATGCTTTGAGTGTTGAAAAATTGTCACAGAATGACCATGAATTCACAGGAATCATCTTTGGAGACCCCTTTACTTTCACGGAGCTCACTAAGCCTAGGGGGAATCTCACTGTCTGCCAAAAAGACCTCTGCTGTCACTTGGGATACAAGATGGCAGAGAAAAGAGATGATGAAGTTTATGTGCTGGGTGCTTTTGATGGCCTTCATGTTATTGAAGGACAGTACTATCTGCAG aTCTGCAGTCTGCTCAAGTGCCCCAGCACAAACCTGAGCATGTGTGGGGAGCCCGTGGAGACGGCTCAGACCAAGTTTGAGATGTTCTCCCTCAGCGGCACATTTGGCACCAGCTACGTCTTCCCAGAAGTGTTGTACAGCGGGGTGCAGCTGGCCCCCGGGGAGTTCGAG GTGCTAACTGATGGACGTCTGATCAATCGGAATACTACATCAAAGCCAGTTTTGAGTGTAACACTCTTTGGGAGGTGGTATGAAAAGGACCCTCCACACACAGATCAAGCATCACCATGA
- the LOC136359095 gene encoding pantetheine hydrolase VNN2-like isoform X1 yields the protein MLPSQALLPAVLFALTALQALASDTFMAAVYEHAVILPHPTDQPVSPSEALALMNKNMDVLEGAIKEAAQQGAHIIVTPEDGIYGWRFTRESIYPYLEDIPDPVVNWIPCTEPSRFSPAPVQERLSCMARNNSIYVVANIGDKKPCDSRDPGCPRDGRYQYNTDVVFDAQGKLVARYHKYNLFRGETQFNYPKEPEAVTFETPFGKFGIFTCFDILFYEPAVVLVNKMQVDTVLFPTAWMNLLPFLTAIEFHSAWAMGMRVNLLSANTHNTSKAMTGSGLFTPEGPATYHYDSATEEGRLLLAELSTHPRLSPTYPPAINWSLYATSIKEFPGENDTFSGAVRKDIFTFSELRHKDGNCTVCQGDLCCHLVYQMSNKSKDEVYVLGAFDGLHGSVIKYHWQICSLLKCPSTNLSTCGQPVETAQTKFEMFSLSGTFGTSYVFPEVLYSGVQLAPGEFEVLRDGRLKSKNGTSKPLITATLFGRLYEKDQPHPLRISL from the exons atGCTCCCTTCCCAGGCTCTCCTGCCCGCTGTGCTGTTTGCACTCACGGCCCTTCAGGCCCTTGCCTCCGACACCTTCATGGCAGCCGTCTACGAGCACGCCGTCATCCTGCCACATCCCACCGACCAGCCCGTTTCTCCCAGCGAGGCTTTGGCCCTGATGAACAAAAACATGGATGTCTTGGAAGGGGCCATCAAGGAAGCTGCCCAGCAG GGTGCACACATCATTGTGACTCCTGAAGACGGCATCTATGGCTGGCGATTCACCAGAGAATCCATCTACCCCTACCTGGAGGATATCCCTGATCCGGTGGTGAACTGGATTCCCTGCACTGAGCCTTCAAG ATTCAGTCCAGCACCAGTGCAGGAACGACTCAGCTGCATGGCCAGAAATAACTCCATCTATGTGGTTGCAAATATCGGGGACAAGAAGCCGTGTGACTCCAGGGATCCCGGCTGCCCCAGGGATGGTCGCTACCAGTACAACACGGATGTTGTCTTTGACGCACAGGGGAAACTGGTGGCTCGTTACCACAAG TACAATCTGTTTAGAGGTGAAACTCAGTTTAATTATCCAAAAGAGCCAGAAGCTGTCACCTTTGAGACTCCTTTTGGGAAGTTTGGCATTTTCACTTGCTTCGACATCCTTTTCTATGAGCCTGCCGTGGTCCTGGTGAACAAGATGCAAGTGGACACTGTGCTCTTCCCAACAGCTTGGATGAATCTCCTGCCCTTTCTGACTGCAATTGAGTTTCACTCTGCCTGGGCTATGGGCATGCGTGTCAATTTGCTTTCAGCAAATACTCACAACACCAGCAAAGCAATGACAG GCAGCGGGCTGTTCACGCCGGAAGGACCTGCCACCTACCACTACGACAGTGCCACCGAGGAGGGACGTCTCCTGCTAGCAGAGTTGAGCACACACCCGCGTCTTTCCCCCACCTACCCTCCTGCCATCAACTGGAGTTTGTACGCCACAAGCATCAAGGAGTTTCCTGGAGAAAACGACACTTTCTCGGGAGCTGTCCGGAAGGATATATTCACCTTTAGCGAACTCAGGCACAAGGATGGAAATTGCACTGTTTGCCAAGGAGACCTTTGCTGTCATCTGGTCTACCAGATGTCAAACAAGAGTAAAGATGAAGTTTATGTCCTGGGTGCATTTGATGGGCTTCACGGTTCTGTCATAAAATACCACTGGCAG aTCTGCAGTCTGCTCAAGTGCCCCAGCACAAACCTGAGCACGTGTGGGCAGCCCGTGGAGACGGCTCAGACCAAGTTTGAGATGTTCTCCCTCAGCGGCACGTTTGGCACCAGCTACGTCTTCCCAGAAGTGTTGTACAGCGGGGTGCAGCTGGCCCCCGGGGAGTTCGAG GTGCTACGTGATGGGCGTTTGAAAAGCAAGAATGGCACATCGAAACCACTCATAACAGCGACACTCTTTGGAAGGCTTTATGAGAAGGACCAGCCACATCCTCTGCGAATTTCCCTGTAA